A part of Cyanobacteriota bacterium genomic DNA contains:
- the purB gene encoding adenylosuccinate lyase, which translates to MIDIYTRAEMQLIWADDNVYQKWLDVEIAVCGAYRQIGRIPRSSFLSIQDNARFDLTKIKELQERGQQDITAFLNSVSDSLSEDEAAYLHLGLSASDLKDTALSLTIKESAQLLDQDMYEFMEALKELAISYKNTVCIGRVNGTYSEPISFGLKMLGYYDDIRRARHYLKNLVNEVCVAMFSGATGTFVNLDTEIETLAAANLGLKPALVSTQVIGRDRLAMFVNQLAVIASIVERLAIEIRNLQRPEIRELEEPFLLKMAANNVLPHQRSPWRSENVCGLARVLRSYTTVGLENIALWHERDSTHNASERIILPDACKLLDFIFYRMTQTMKGLVINPKRMYQNLNMNGGIVFANQITLRLVAKSMDRQMAKELIDGYAQEAWANDDGDFKKLVMNCEQIRKIFNEDEIETCFKADYYLQNIDKIYAKIFSDNEEKKNLEVPSYA; encoded by the coding sequence GCTGACGATAATGTTTACCAGAAATGGCTAGACGTAGAAATTGCTGTCTGTGGAGCTTACAGACAAATTGGACGTATACCACGTTCTAGTTTTTTATCTATTCAAGACAATGCAAGATTTGATCTTACCAAAATCAAAGAATTGCAGGAGCGTGGTCAACAAGATATTACGGCTTTTTTGAATTCGGTTTCTGATTCTTTGAGTGAGGATGAAGCTGCTTACCTACATCTTGGGCTTTCTGCTTCTGATTTGAAAGATACTGCATTGAGTTTAACCATCAAAGAATCTGCTCAACTTTTGGATCAAGACATGTATGAGTTTATGGAGGCTCTTAAAGAATTAGCTATTAGTTATAAGAACACCGTATGTATTGGTAGAGTCAATGGTACTTATTCTGAACCTATTAGTTTTGGATTGAAGATGCTTGGTTACTATGATGACATCAGGCGTGCTCGTCATTATCTCAAAAATCTAGTTAATGAAGTTTGTGTTGCGATGTTCTCTGGTGCTACTGGGACTTTTGTTAATTTAGATACTGAAATTGAAACTCTGGCTGCCGCAAATTTGGGATTGAAACCAGCACTTGTAAGTACTCAAGTGATAGGAAGAGATAGGCTTGCAATGTTTGTCAATCAACTTGCCGTAATTGCTTCTATCGTTGAACGACTTGCAATTGAAATTCGTAATTTGCAAAGACCAGAAATTAGAGAACTTGAAGAACCATTTTTGCTTAAAATGGCTGCTAATAATGTATTGCCGCACCAGCGCAGTCCTTGGCGCTCAGAAAATGTTTGTGGTTTGGCTCGTGTGCTTCGTTCCTATACTACAGTTGGTTTGGAGAATATTGCACTTTGGCATGAACGTGATTCAACCCATAATGCTTCAGAAAGAATAATTTTGCCTGATGCATGCAAGCTGCTTGATTTTATTTTTTATAGAATGACACAAACGATGAAGGGCTTAGTGATTAACCCCAAACGTATGTATCAAAATCTAAATATGAATGGAGGAATTGTTTTTGCTAATCAAATTACTCTAAGGTTGGTTGCTAAATCTATGGATAGACAAATGGCTAAAGAATTAATTGATGGTTATGCACAAGAAGCTTGGGCTAATGATGATGGTGATTTCAAGAAACTCGTAATGAATTGTGAGCAGATTAGGAAAATATTTAATGAAGATGAAATTGAGACATGTTTTAAAGCTGATTACTATCTGCAAAATATTGACAAGATTTATGCAAAAATTTT